The genomic window NNNNNNNNNNNNNNNNNNNNNNNNNNNNNNNNNNNNNNNNNNNNNNNNNNNNNNNNNNNNNNNNNNNNNNNNNNNNNNNNNNNNNNNNNNNNNNNNNNNNNNNNNNNNNNNNNNNNNNNNNNNNNNNNNNNNNNNNNNNNNNNNNNNNNNNNNNNNNNNNNNNNNNNNNNNNNNNNNNNNNNNNNNNNNNNNNNNNNNNNNNNCTCTCATAAGTTCACAGAGGCAGCCACCGTTTTCCAAAGAAGACTCAATAAATGGCAGTCGACACCCAGAAAGGAGAAGTACAATAAAGTTCACTTTGTTAACACAAAAGTACCTTTATATCATGGCCTCAAATGCACCCAATATGACTCCACTCAACACAGGCCATGGTTTACAAATTTTGTATTGTctgtatttgatttaaaaagacatCATAAAGATGCTGCAGGCATTACAGAGCATGGCAAAGCAGttcaaatcaaaacagcaaaaatgacaataaaaatgtaatttttactttAGATATTTCTTTGCGACATGTAtaagtttaaaacaatattttaaatccCTTAGCAGCAAAAGGCAGACTGATTTGCTCTTccaaactttgaaaataatttttttaaaatctattttgatGCAGTAAGAAGAAAGACAGACATAATTGACCTGAGATATCTGCTTCTGCTCAGGTTATTAAACAGTTTGTTAAACAGACTTACAGGCAGGTGGGAAAACGTAAAAAGGCTGTACTTCTAGTATGACTGAACTTATCTTGGGATTTTTTTAGCTGCAACTGAAGAAAGATTTTCTTCATGCTTGACAGATTCAAACTCATCATTGGGGATTACTATGagtaaattatgcaaaaaacacaaatgagtcATTTTGCAGTGAACTCTGATATAAACATGTCTCAAAAACCCCAGttatttctttaactttatAAGTGATGTTTGCCATCTGAGCTTTGCCTAagtgcacattttcttttgacagGTAAGATAAGATGTACTTCACCAATTCCAGAGTTAGAAAATTATTAGGCataacattacaaaaacatatgTAGAGGCATCATCGagtatggtaaaaaaaaaaaatatatatatatatatatatatatataaatcataGTAAACAGTAAATAATTATAACAGGAAAAACCCAAATGGGCGTCTAAAAGATGTGGATTATTTAGAAAAAGTCACTCTTGcaacatgagaaaaatacagaaaacagtgTCAACCTAGACCAGAACMATGCCACAGCAGAATCtccaaaaaacaagaaatccagccaggatttttttcaataagTGCTTGAAATTGAACAAATATCACAAGAAATGATTYGYCWCATGACCGGAGAAGGAATCTTCTTCTTCGTSGTAAATCAAAAACTCCCAAAGCAGTTTTCATCTAAACTGGTCAGGACGYTCAGGTCACACATCAACAGACTGACCAGcagacacacactcatgcaAACACATCTTTCTGTCTTTACATTGACTTTCATTAATTCCTATAGCCTAACCCTCATCCTCACCCTNNNNNNNNNNNNNNNNNNNNNNNNNNNNNNNNNNNNNNNNNNNNNNNNNNNNNNNNNNNNNNNNNNNNNNNNNNNNNNNNNNNNNNNNNNNNNNNNNNNNNNNNNNNNNNNNNNNNNNNNNNNNNNNNNNNNNNNNNNNNNNNNNNNNNNNNNNNNNNNNNNNNNNNNNNNNNNNNNNNNNNNNNNNNNNNNNNNNNNNNNNNNNNNNNNNNNNNNNNNNNNNNNNNNNNNNNNNNNNNNNNNNNNNNNNNNNNNNNNNNNNNNNNNNNNNNNNNNNNNNNNNNNNNNNNNNNNNNNNNNNNNNNNNNNNNNNNNNNNNNNNNNNNNNNNNNNNNNNNNNNNNNNNNNNNNNNNNNNNNNNNNNNNNNNNNNNNNNNNNNNNNNNNNNNNNNNNNNNNNNNNNNNNNNNNNNNNNNNNNNNNNNNNNNNNNNNNNNNNNNNNNNNNNNNNNNNNNNNNNNNNNNNNNNNNNNNNNNNNNNNNNNNNNNNNNNNNNNNNNNNNNNNNNNNNNNNNNNNNNNNNNNNNNNNNNNNNNNNNNNNNNNNNNNNNNNNNNNNNNNNNNNNNNNNNNNNNNNNNNNNNNNNNNNNNNNNNNNNNNNNNNNNNNNNNNNNNNNNNNNNNNNNNNNNNNNNNNNNNNNNNNNNNNNNNNNNNNNNNNNNNNNNNNNNNNNNNNNNNNNNNNNNNNNNNNNNNNNNNNNNNNNNNNNNNNNNNNNNNNNNNNNNNNNNNNNNNNNNNNNNNNNNNNNNNNNNNNNNNNNNNNNNNNNNNNNNNNNNNNNNNNNNNNNNNNNNNNNNNNNNNNNNNNNNNNNNNNNNNNNNNNNNNNNNNNNNNNNNNNNNNNNNNNNNNNNNNNNNNNNNNNNNNNNNNNNNNNNNNNNNNNNNNNNNNNNNNNNNNNNNNNNNNNNNNNNNNNNNNNNNNNNNNNNNNNNNNNNNNNNNNNNNNNNNNNNNNNNNNNNNNNNNNNNNNNNNNNNNNNNNNNNNNNNNNNNNNNNNNNNNNNNNNNNNNNNNNNNNNNNNNNNNNNNNNNNNNNNNNNNNNNNNNNNNNNNNNNNNNNNNNNNNNNNNNNNNNNgtgtcctgcaactcttagatgtctccctggtccaacacagctgaatccaacagctgaatcacctcttaaatgcagtcaggttctccagagtcctgctaacgacctcattatttgactcgtgtgttgaagttgaggcatatcaaaaagttgcaggagtTCGGCCCTCGAgacctggagttgcccacccctgggcTACATTGTAGCTACGGCTGTCYCAGGTCAAACAGAACCAAGGCCACTAGCAGGCAAGAGGTCACGGGGCCACTTACCTGTTAGTGGCCCTTGAATTGTCTTGccaatgaaaacaaagacagagTTGGGGATTCGAACCTTCAGCCTGCCGGTTATAGAAGAACTCCTAACCCCTAACCCAAGGTCGCCCCAGAAAGTGTCAATAACTTATGTTTCTATTACTCAGATTGCTATTGGGGACAAAAAATATCTGATGCATGACAACAGAAATGCTATAATATCTTATCAGATGAAGGTCTGTGATTAAAACAGATCATGTGACCCCATAGTGGGACAAAACACACAATGTTGGTCTGGGAGGGAAACCACGCTACTCATTTAGAGAAGTGAAASAGGCAAAAGAAGGCCGGCCCTTTCACATACGTAGGTAATTCCCCAGTAAAAGATTGATGACATGGAAATTGGGTGGTGGTTCCYTTTTCTGATGTATAAATATGAAGGCAGATGGAGMTCAAACARCAGAGGTAACAAGCTGAACTTAGCTGAGATTTTCAACCCACTGCTGCTCCCTGACACCAACAAACACACCAGGATGGCTCGTCTTGCTCTGTCTGCGATTGTGATGATGGTGGCCTTCATCGCTCTTACTGAAGGTAAGATGACACATGAAATAGAAACCATTTAATACATTTAGACATCAATCAGcttttaaattctaaaatgagtttatcaattttttttWAAACCACATTGAGTTTAAAGTATGCTGAACTAACTTGGGTGATaggtcaaaatatttttttcaaatgcaaaattttcaaaagttaaattttGAATACAAATCAAATAGTGCATCtcctaaaaatacataatttttttaaataagtgtaAATATTACAGATTACTTTAATATAATCcaatacattaaaaaacactACAGTTGCTTAAGTAGCTGCAGAAATTWgctttttgttttttgctttatgcAGATTTTAGCAAGCTTTTAAAGAGCTGGGATAAAcatgtttagaaaaataattgtttgaacaAGTATCTTGAAAtggaaatgcaaacaattaGATTTCAAGATAATACAAAGTGTACCTTTTATGTCTTTAGTGACCATAAATCCATGTGCTACAGGCAGTTCAAGCTGCATTACAGCAACTTTTGGTTTGGTTGCAACTTACAAAAGgaacaaataattatttgcaaTGATGAATTGCCAATTAAGTATTACTTACCTCAGAAATCTTGCAAATaaaacaggtttgtttttactttccttCAAAAAGCATTTAAGGTTTTTACTGACTTACTGATAAACRAGCATCCATCACTtcattgtttaacatttttagaaagaaaGCTTTGTCTTCTCAAACCTCACATATTAAACTTTTACCAAAATAATGGAAAGCAGATACAAACAAAGGYAGTCAGAGAAAGTGGAACAAGCACAGTCTCTactatttaaaaagaagccaTTTCAGATGTTGCCTTTTCACAGTTTAACAGGAAATTAAGAAAGGGAACTCATATAGATGAACCTGATGATGTCTCTCAGATATTCACTCTGTTTTCTKTTGGCAGGCCTGCGTGGAGTTGGCCCAAAGAAGTGCTGCTTCAAKTTCAATGACAAGCMGGTSTCAAAAGAAAGAGTTGTGAGCTACATCAAAACMAGTCAGCGCTGCTMCAACTCTGCCATCTTGTGAGTAWTCACTGTTAMARAAGTTGCACCAGTGACACTRAACCTGCTCCTGAATCTGCTGACACTCTCCTCTTCCTTTTTCACATCCAGGCTGAATACGGTGGCCGGCCGTCAGCTGTGTGTCAAACCTTCAGCCCCCTGGGTGAAGGATCTCATCAGCTACCTGGACACCAAGAATATTTTTGGTGCAAACTCCAACCTGTAAACTTGACAACAATATGCCAACACACCAGCTTGCATAAATATGTAGGTTGTGATGCTYCGGTTTCTTacagaaaacagcagctctCTTTCCATGATATTTACcaaatattctaatattttatggTAGACTACCAAGATGAGATGAAGGagaattcatttttatcatataaatgaagtatgttttttattatggtTGTTGTGKAACAACAGGTATAKTTTTGTTAAATGCAACACTTTAAGTTCAACCRATAACTCTGTAAGCTTTGATTGTGGTTTGAACTGACCAGATAATGTATCTATTGTAAAAGACAAATGTCTTCCAAACGAACAAAGTGTCATCTTTATTAAATAAGCTATGGTCTATTGCACTTGCTAATGTACGAGGAATACAGCAAAACCTTAGTTGCtgtaattgaattatttaaagtgtaatatagtcatgtttttgaactctTTGAATTTTTGACAGAAGTATTGTAATCCTATCAGTTTTTCTGTATGCTTAAACATACATTGAttcttataaaataaacttatgtTACTTTTCCAATTCAACAAAGTCTCTTTTTCATATTATAAGTTGTAGCTGAGTCTTGGattaatgttcatgtttttagcGCTGACGCCTCcaactttgttttcttaaacCCTGCAGATGTCATAGCCATCAATAGGTTTTGCCAAATTCCTGTGCAAAGGTTTAAATCTGGTTGCTAGATGAAGTCAAAGGTACTGATCGATTACTGATAAGCAAATCACCTTTTTTATAATGAATgtcaaaccaaaacatttggCCTTTGATACGACAACAGCTTATTTGTGTGCCTGAGCTGTAACGTGATATCCATTTTCTAAGAATAAGCTTGGTAACCTTAATAAGTTTTCAccctagaaaaaaaagaagacgataaaagaagaataaataaagatgaCGTAAAACTCTATTTGAAAATGTGACGATGCATAACACCATTTACAGCGAAACCTTAGATTAAGAAGTTTGTCAGTGAGTTTTGGGCAAAATGCATTCTCTGACACTCACATATAAACCAAGAGAAGTAACACCTGCTAATATGATAGCTTATAAATTTTTATTCAGCTAATCAACAcataaaataagcaaagcagatcagtttttaaataacgTAAttggtatataaaaaaaataaacttaaataaaatcaaattaaattaagtaaaaaaaaatagattgggAATAATCATTCCTTGACCTTGAGGGCCTGTGTACTGAGGGTTTTAAACTTGTCTGATATTTTGAGGAAGAATTTAGGGAGTAAACAAATAGTTATTCGGAATTTGattggtccccacaaggtattgattgactgactgactgactgactgactgattgattgattgattgattgattgattgattgattgattgattgattgattgattgattgattgattgattgattgattgattgattgattgaNNNNNNNNNNNNNNNNNNNNNNNNNNNNNNNNNNNNNNNNNNNNNNNNNNNNNNNNNNNNNNNNNNNNNNNNNNNNNNNNNNNNNNNNNNNNNNNNNNNNNNNNNNNNNNNNNNNNNNNNNNNNNNNNNNNNNNNNNNNNNNNNNNNNNNNNNNNNNNNNNNNNNNNNNNNNNNNNNNNNNNNNNNNNNNNNNNNNNNNNNNNNNNNNNNNNNNNNNNNNNNNNNNNNNNNNNNNNNNNNNNNNNNNNNNNNNNNNNNNNNNNNNNNNNNNNNNNNNNNNNNNNNNNNNNNNNNNNNNNNNNNNNNNNNNNNNNNNNNNNNNNNNNNNNNNNNNNNNNNNNNNNNNNNNNNNNNNNNNNNNNNNNNNNNNNNNNNNNNNNNNNNNNNNNNNNNNNNNNNNNNNNNNNNNNNNNNNNNNNNNNNNNNNNNNNNNNNNNNNNNNNNNNNNNNNNNNNNNNNNNNNNNNNNNNNNNNNNNNNNNNNNNNNNNNNNNNNNNNNNNNNNNNNNNNNNNNNNNNNNNNNNNNNNNNNNNNNNNNNNNNNNNNNNNNNNNNNNNNNNNNNNNNNNNNNNNNNNNNNNNNNNNNNNNNNNNNNNNNNNNNNNNNNNNNttattttgaagggatatgtaaacttTACCATAGCGACCACAGTCAGAGAgtgtttgggcagtggtcgagaggagatgagtagagcttgtgagtcttaagtctggtttagacggcaagatttaagaattgtcggccgattccccaaacctctgtgactatgttttttcatagttaacatttttaactgaataaacacaataatatataataatgaccttaataatgacctttacatataataataaagacttcCACATTTCttcgatatccaccggactctcagttgcgggatatgtcagctgtttgggattcccctctgttcttacgtcaccgcgctttctgattggcttacctgtcacattcaacaggttttaTTCTCGATCCCAgacagggaaaaccccacaggctgcgataaaagggccaagacaacaaaatttgacatcttcaggctttagcgggaacacctGGTGAGATGAAccgccttatctgacggttcatcTCACCCCCACCCCTACCGCAGGCAGCAGCaaaaatgtccaagtcttgaccAGTCCGcgataataaaaaggttggggaccactgattgaGTCAtagagacaaaacataaaaagacaacctgattgattttattgaagtttGATTCTACTGTGGGGACTAGATGTCATTGtgtgattaattttaaaggtaacttcaCGTATTCTTACTGCTACACTAAAATCTTCAGCATAGGAAAAATGGGATTATCTTGGATGATCTTGACAGCCAAGACAACGATTAATTAGTATAAAGAGATTCTACATATTAACCAGTGACGTGCAGGTGTCAtcatagaaaaataatataataataaaatcatttataaagatatttcactctgtggtttgtactataaagtacctatttttaatttaatttaaccaaatctgctgatttttttcttcaaaatcgctgaatttttgcattttcccattcaa from Poecilia reticulata strain Guanapo linkage group LG6, Guppy_female_1.0+MT, whole genome shotgun sequence includes these protein-coding regions:
- the LOC103466287 gene encoding monocyte chemotactic protein 1B-like, encoding MARLALSAIVMMVAFIALTEGLRGVGPKKCCFXFNDKXVSKERVVSYIKTSQRCXNSAILLNTVAGRQLCVKPSAPWVKDLISYLDTKNIFGANSNL